TGGACGCGGCGTGCTTATCCGTTCACAAGATTCCATGAAACGCACCTGGCTGCTCTTTGCCCAAGCCGTGACCGTCCTGTTGGCGGCCTACTTCGTCGTTGCCACCCTCAAGCCCGAGTGGATCAACCGGCGCGCCACCTCGCTGGGCGGCGTGGTGTCGGTCGTCCAGGCACCGGCCGGCACGGCCGCGATAGCAGCCCCCGGGAGCCTGAGCGCGGCGGCGAAGAAGGCTTCGCCCGCGGTCGTCAGCATCAACACCAGCAAGGCGGCGCAGCGCCATCCGCGCAGCAACGACCCGTGGTTCCGGTTTTTCTTCGGCGACCAGGGCGATCAGCCCCAGGTCGGCCTGGGCAGCGGCGTGATCGTGAGCTCCGACGGCTACGTACTGACCAACAACCACGTGGTCGAGGGCGCGGACGAAATCGAGATCACGCTCAACGACAGCCGCCACACGCGCGGCAAGGTGATCGGCACCGACCCGGACACCGACCTGGCCGTGCTCAAGATCGAAATGGACAAGCTCCCCGCCATCGTGCTGGGCAATTCCGACGAGCTCCAGGTGGGCGACCAGGTGCTGGCCATCGGCAACCCGTTCGGCGTGGGCCAGACGGTCACCAGCGGCATCGTCTCGGCGCTCGGACGCAACCAGCTGGGCATCAACAACTTCGAGAATTTCATCCAGACCGATGCCGCCATCAACCCGGGCAACTCGGGCGGCGCGCTGATCGACGTCAACGGCAACCTGCAGGGCATCAACACCGCCATCTACTCGCGCTCGGGCGGCAGCATGGGCATCGGTTTCGCCATTCCGGTCTCGATGGCCAAGATCGTGCTCGAAGGCATCGTGAAGGAAGGCCAGGTGCGCCGCGGCTGGATCGGCGTCGAGCCGAACGAGCTCTCGCCGGAACTGGCCGAGACGTTCGGCGTGAAGGCCGATACCGGCGTCATCATCACCGGCGTGCTCCAGAACGGACCCGCAGCCAAGGCCGGCATCCGTCCGGGCGACGTGATCACTTCGGTGGGCGAAAAGAAGACCGACAACGTGCAGGCCCTGCTGACCGCGGTGGCCGGACTCAAGCCGGGCAGCACCGCACGCTTTGCGCTGCAGCGCGGCACCGACAAGATGGAACTGGACGTGACGCCGGGCTTGCGGCCCAAGAGCCCGGTGCGGCAGGTGCCCAACCAGCCCGAGTAGGTATCGGAGCAGCCCATACCGGGCAACCTCTTCGCCAGAAACACCGCGGAACCGGCTTTGCCGGGCCGCTGGTGTGGCCCCCGGAAGGGGGTTGGCGAAGCGACACGAAGTGCGCGAAGACTGGGGGTGAGCCAGTTACGCCGATGAATCGGCGCTTTCTTCTTCCTCTTCGGTCTTCTTGCCGCTCGCGAAGTAGCGCGCGCCGATGATGCCCACCTCGTAGAGCAGGCACATCGGCACCGCCAGCGCAAGCTGCGACACCACGTCGGGCGGCGTGAGCACCGCCGCCACCACGAAGGCCACCACGATGAAGTAGCCGCGGAAGGACTTCAGCTTTTCGATGGTCACCATCTCGAACTTCACCAGCAGCATCACGACGATCGGCACCTGGAACGCCACGCCGAACGCGATGTAGAGCGACAAGATGGCCTCCACGTACGACGAGATGTCAGGCGTGGCATTCACGCTCGGCGGCGTGAATTTCTGAATGAAGCCGAACATCTTGTCGAGCACGAAGAACTGCACGAAGCCGATGCCGACGTAGGCCAGCAGGCTGCCGAACAAGATCAGCGGCAGCGCGAACCTCTTTTCATGACTATAGAGCCCCGGCGCCACGAACATCCAGATTTGGTACATGAGCCAGGGCAGCGCCAACAGCACGGCCGTCATGCCCAGCACCTTCAGCGGCACGAAGAAGGGAGAGAACACACCCACCGCGATGAGCTTGGCGCCCGGCGGCATGTGGGCCTGGATCGGCACGGCGATGAGATCGATCAGCCCGCCCGGGCCGGGCCAGATGGCCAGCAGCACGCCCGCGACCACGAGTCCGTAGACGCAATAGAGCAGGCGGTCGCGCAGCTCGACCAGATGCTGCACGAACGGCTGTTCGGTGCCCGCCAACTCGTCTTCTGCGTCTTTGTTCTTGTTGTCGGAATCGGCCATTGGAAGGAAAAGGAGCAGGAGAAAGCGTGGCTTCGGCCGGCGTGCGGCGCACGAGGACGCGGGAAGTGAAAGCCGCTAGTTGATCTTGTGCGGGCGGAAACGGGCGACGCGCGCGGCACCCGACAGCGCCTTGGTGCGCACGCCGTTGCGGGCCTTGTACCACTGCGGCGTGGCGCCCTGCTTCAGACGCCAGTTCTTGCGCGGGTGCCTGTATTCAGGCACCGAAGGCTCGGGTTCGGCCAGGGCCGAGAGGGTTTCGCCCGAGCCGGAGAACTGCTTTTCGAGATCGGTCGCGCCGGTATGAATGCTGTGCTCGACATCGCGCGCCGCATCCTCCACGGTGGTTTTCATCTTGCGCAGCTCTTCGAGTTCCATCGAGCGATTGACCTCGGCCTTGACGTCGTTCACGTAGCGCTGCGCCTTGCCTAGCAAGGTGCCGACCGTACGCGCCACCCGGGGCAGCTTTTCCGGGCCGATGACGATCAGCGCCACGACGCCGATCAGCGCCAGCTTCTCAATACCGAGGTCGAGCACTTAGGACCCGCGCTCAGGACTTCTGACGCGCTTCGACGTCGATCGCCGACTTGTCGCTGTTGGCCGGCTGGCCGGTCACCTGGGCAGCGGGGGCCGACGAAGCAGCGGATGCGTCGGTGGTGCCGCCTTCCTTCATGCCGTCCTTGAAGCCCTTGACGGCGCCGCCGAGGTCGGAACCCATGTTCCGCAGCTTCTTGGTGCCGAAGATCATGACCACGACGAGCAGCACGATCAGCCAGTGCCAGATTGAAAATGAACCCATGGAAGACTCCTAAGAATGTGTCCGATTTTAGTCGGGCTAAATGTGACAGTTTGGCCTAATGTTCAGCCGCGAAGCCATGGCCGGGGACCGCCCATGACATGGACATGGAGATGGTGAACTTCCTGTCCGCCCTCGGTGCCCGTGTTGATGACGACGCGCCAGCCGCCTTCGGGATAGGGCCTGCAGCCCTGCTCCAGCGCCAGCTTCGGGGCCAGCGTCATGATCTTGCCCATCAGCGCGGCGTCGTCGGGCGTGAGCTGCGCCATCGAGGCGATGTGCTTCTTGGGCACCAGCATGAAATGCACCGGCGCCCAGGGCGAGATGTCGTGAAAACCGAACAGTTCGTCGTCTTCGTAGACCTTGCGCGAGGGGATCTTGCCTTCGATGATTTTGCAGAAGACGCAGTTCGGATCAGATGACATCTTTGGGTTCCATGGGGCGGCTGGCGTTCATGCGGATCATGCCCTTCACGATCCGGTAGAGAAACCACAGCGAAATCAGGCTCCAGGCGATCCAGCCCGGCACCAGAAACAGCAGCCAGAGCCATGACGTGACCACGTACAGCAGGCCGGCCCACAGCACCGACCGGATGCGCCAGCTGAAATGCGACGCCTGCCAAGTGCCGGCGGCGTCGTCGCGCTTGACGAAATCGATCACCAGCGCCAGCAGCAAGAGGAGCACCGAAGCTTGTGCGCCCGGCAGGACCGCGCCGACGGCCACGATCAGGTGCAGGACATAGCTGACCCAACCCCAGGTCTTGAGGGAGTCGTCGGGTTCCACGTTCACGATGTCGTTGGCCATTGGAGATGTCCTTTCAATCGTTGGATGCCTCGCGGGCCTGCGCCTTGCGCAGGGCTTTTTCCTCGATGCCGCTGGTGCCCTCGCGGCGCTCGAGCTCCGCAATCACCTCACTGGGCGAGAAACCGTAGTGCGCCAGCGCCACCATGGTGTGGAACCACAAATCGGCCACTTCGTTCACTATTTTCGTGCGGTCGCCGCCATGGTCGGCGTCCTTGGCAGCCATGACGACCTCGGTGGCTTCCTCGCCGATCTTCTTGAGAAAGGCATCAGGCCCCTTGTGCAGCAGGCGCGCCACGTAGCTCTTGTCGGGATCGCCGCCGCGTGCGGGCAGGCGGCTTTCGATGACGGCAGCCAGACGTGCGAGAGCGTCGGCGGTGTTCACTGTGGCCGTCATTTGTAGATCGACTCCGGGTCTTTCAAGACCGGCTCGACCGCGTTCCAACGGCCGTTTTCGTATTTGCTGAAGAAGCAGCTGTGGCGGCCGGTGTGGCAGGCAATGCCGGGCTCGTGGCCCAGCTGGGTGACCTTGAGCAGCACGACGTCGTTGTCGCAGTCGAGGCGGATTTCGTGGACCGTCTGCACATGGCCCGATTCCTCGCCCTTGAACCACAGCTTGGCGCGCGATCGGCTGAAATAGACGGCGCGGCCCAGCTCGGCGGTCTTCTCGAGCGCCTCGCGGTTCATCCAGGCGAACATCAGCACGTCGTTGCTGCCTTGTTCCTGCGCGATCACGGGCACCAGGCCGTTCGCGTCCCATTTCACTTCGTCAAGCCAATTCATGGCAGGTATTGTCCCACCCCGGGCGGCCGGGAAGCGGATCACATCCGAACGGGAATGCCCCGCGCGGCCATGCGGGCTTTCGCCTCGCCGACCGTGTGTTCGCCGTAGTGGAAGATGCTGGCGGCCAGCACCGCGTCGGCGCCGCCGCTCTGGATGCCGTCGGCCAGGTCGTCGAGATTGCCCACCCCGCCCGATGCGATGACCGGCACGTTGACGGCGTCGCTCACCGCACGGGTGAGCTCGAGGTCGAAGCCGCTCTTGGTGCCGTCGCGGTCCATGCTTGTGAGCAGGATTTCGCCGGCGCCACGACGCACCATCTCGGTCGCCCATGCCACGGCGTCGAGGCCGGTGTTCTTGCGGCCGCCATGGCTGTACACATCCCAGCCCGCGCCACGCGTAGCGGCTTCTTCGGGGCCGCGGCGCTTGGCGTCGATGGCGACCACGATGCATTGCGAGCCGTATTTCTGCGACGCGTCCTCGATTACCTTCGGATCGGCGATGGCCGCCGAGTTGAAGCTGGTCTTGTCGGCGCCCGCGTTGAGCAGCCGGCGCACATCGGCCACGGTGCGCACGCCGCCGCCCACCGTCAGCGGAATGAAGACCTGCGAGGCCACCGCCTCGATGATCGGCAGGATCAGGTCGCGGCCGTCGCTGGTGGCCGTGATGTCGAGAAAAGTGAGTTCGTCGGCGCCCTGCGCGTTGTAGCGCGCGGCGATTTCGACCGGATCGCCGGCATCGCGCAGCTCGAGAAAGTTGACGCCCTTGACCACGCGGCCGCCGGTAACGTCGAGACAGGGAATGATGCGTTTTGCGAGCATGGTCGGTCGTAAGAAGAAAAATCAGAGCACGCGAAGCTGCTGCCAGCCCTGCCACTGGGCACCGGGCAACAGCAGCACCTGCTCGTCGATGCGCGCGGCCTCGACGCACAGCATGTGCCGGTAGCCGTCTTCCGGCATGTCGGCGAGTTTCGCACCCAGCGCGGCGCCCGGGTTCCAGACCACGGTTTCGCTGCAGCTCGCGCTTTGCGAAATTTCGAGCGTGCCGCTCGGCTGCACCAGGCGCAGCGGCTTGGCCGGAGCGGCATAGACACTGTCGAACTCGGCATCGAAGCGCAGCGCCGGCGCCGTTTCCACGTGGCGGTCGTCGCGCAGCGAATCCCAGCGGTTGGCGCCTTGCAGCCCCTCCAGGCGCACTTCGGCAATGTCGTCGACGCGCAGGTAGGTGTGCAGCGCCGCCGCAAAGCTGAATGGCGCATGGTCGACATTGAGCAGCGTCAGCGCGGCGCGAAGCCGTCCCGGGCCCATGCCGACCTGCAGCCGTGCCTCGAAAGCGTGCGGCCAGAGCTTGCGCGTGGCCTCGCTGTCGCGCAGCCGCAAGGTCAGTTCGCCCGAAGTGGCGTCGATGCCCCGGTTTTCCCAAGGCAGATTGCGCATGAAACCATGCTTGGGCAACATGCCGCGCTGGTTGAACTGGGGGCAGCAAATGGGCACGCCCCCGCGGATTGCCGCCGCCCCGTCGAACACGGCGCGCGGGCTCAGATAGAGCCGCTCGGCCCCGTCGGCCGTGGTCCAGGAAAGCAGCTGCGCCCCGTGTAGAGCCACGGTGAAGGCACTGCCGTCGCCGCCGGTGGCACGAAGCGCCGGCTGGCCGCGAAACTCGATCGAGCAGATGTCCATTGGAGAATTGTAGGCAGCGAAATTCCGTGGCACGAAATTGGCATTGGAGACTTAAGACTTCATCACCGCCGCGCCGGTGCCGGTTGCACGCAGGGGACCTTCTTGGATACCCTCTGCCTGCCGCACAAGGAGAGGGTGGCGGCCGATGCGCTCGCGCCCCAAAACCACACACACGTCAAAGGGACAACCATGAGAAAGAAACTGCCGGCCGCCGCCTGGATCCTGATTGCCATGGTGCTCGGCATTCTCGTCGGCTACATGATCTTCGCGAGCTTCCCTGACAAGAAGGCTGCCGCGCAGATCGCGGGCTATGTCTCGATCGTGTCGGACGTGTTTCTGCGTCTCATCAAGATGCTGATCGGGCCGCTGGTGTTCTCCACCCTGGTGGTGGGCATCGCGCACATGGGCGATGCGAAGTCGGTGGGCCGCGTGTTCGGCAAGTCGCTCGGATGGTTTTTCACGGCATCGCTGATCTCGCTGGTCATCGGCCTCGTGATGGCCAATCTCTTGAAGCCTGGCGAGAACCTCGGGCTTCCGCTGCCGGACATCGGCTCTTCGGCCAACCTGGCCACTGCGAAGTTCACGCTCAAGGACTTCGTGAGCCACATGGTTCCGAAGTCTTTCGCCGAGGCGATGGCCAACAACGAGATCCTGCAGATCGTGGTGTTCTCGATGTTCTTCGGCGTGGCGCTCGCCTCGCTCGGCGACAAGGCCAAGACGCTGGTGGCCGCCATCGACGAACTCTCGCACGCGATGCTCAAGATCACGGGCTACGTGATGAAGCTGGCGCCCCTCGCGGTGATGGCCGCCATGGCCGCCACGGTTGCGACGAACGGCCTGGGCATCCTGCTCAAGTTCGCCGTTTTCATGGGCGACTTCTACCTGGGCCTTTTCGTGCTGTGGGGCGTGCTGATCTTCGCGGGCTTTGCCTTCCTGGGCCCGCGCGTCTTCAAG
The Variovorax paradoxus genome window above contains:
- the tatA gene encoding Sec-independent protein translocase subunit TatA, whose translation is MGSFSIWHWLIVLLVVVMIFGTKKLRNMGSDLGGAVKGFKDGMKEGGTTDASAASSAPAAQVTGQPANSDKSAIDVEARQKS
- the tatB gene encoding Sec-independent protein translocase protein TatB; translation: MLDLGIEKLALIGVVALIVIGPEKLPRVARTVGTLLGKAQRYVNDVKAEVNRSMELEELRKMKTTVEDAARDVEHSIHTGATDLEKQFSGSGETLSALAEPEPSVPEYRHPRKNWRLKQGATPQWYKARNGVRTKALSGAARVARFRPHKIN
- the hisF gene encoding imidazole glycerol phosphate synthase subunit HisF; the protein is MLAKRIIPCLDVTGGRVVKGVNFLELRDAGDPVEIAARYNAQGADELTFLDITATSDGRDLILPIIEAVASQVFIPLTVGGGVRTVADVRRLLNAGADKTSFNSAAIADPKVIEDASQKYGSQCIVVAIDAKRRGPEEAATRGAGWDVYSHGGRKNTGLDAVAWATEMVRRGAGEILLTSMDRDGTKSGFDLELTRAVSDAVNVPVIASGGVGNLDDLADGIQSGGADAVLAASIFHYGEHTVGEAKARMAARGIPVRM
- a CDS encoding S1C family serine protease translates to MKRTWLLFAQAVTVLLAAYFVVATLKPEWINRRATSLGGVVSVVQAPAGTAAIAAPGSLSAAAKKASPAVVSINTSKAAQRHPRSNDPWFRFFFGDQGDQPQVGLGSGVIVSSDGYVLTNNHVVEGADEIEITLNDSRHTRGKVIGTDPDTDLAVLKIEMDKLPAIVLGNSDELQVGDQVLAIGNPFGVGQTVTSGIVSALGRNQLGINNFENFIQTDAAINPGNSGGALIDVNGNLQGINTAIYSRSGGSMGIGFAIPVSMAKIVLEGIVKEGQVRRGWIGVEPNELSPELAETFGVKADTGVIITGVLQNGPAAKAGIRPGDVITSVGEKKTDNVQALLTAVAGLKPGSTARFALQRGTDKMELDVTPGLRPKSPVRQVPNQPE
- a CDS encoding histidine triad nucleotide-binding protein, producing MSSDPNCVFCKIIEGKIPSRKVYEDDELFGFHDISPWAPVHFMLVPKKHIASMAQLTPDDAALMGKIMTLAPKLALEQGCRPYPEGGWRVVINTGTEGGQEVHHLHVHVMGGPRPWLRG
- a CDS encoding DUF4870 family protein, with protein sequence MANDIVNVEPDDSLKTWGWVSYVLHLIVAVGAVLPGAQASVLLLLLALVIDFVKRDDAAGTWQASHFSWRIRSVLWAGLLYVVTSWLWLLFLVPGWIAWSLISLWFLYRIVKGMIRMNASRPMEPKDVI
- a CDS encoding D-hexose-6-phosphate mutarotase, with amino-acid sequence MDICSIEFRGQPALRATGGDGSAFTVALHGAQLLSWTTADGAERLYLSPRAVFDGAAAIRGGVPICCPQFNQRGMLPKHGFMRNLPWENRGIDATSGELTLRLRDSEATRKLWPHAFEARLQVGMGPGRLRAALTLLNVDHAPFSFAAALHTYLRVDDIAEVRLEGLQGANRWDSLRDDRHVETAPALRFDAEFDSVYAAPAKPLRLVQPSGTLEISQSASCSETVVWNPGAALGAKLADMPEDGYRHMLCVEAARIDEQVLLLPGAQWQGWQQLRVL
- a CDS encoding phosphoribosyl-ATP diphosphatase; its protein translation is MTATVNTADALARLAAVIESRLPARGGDPDKSYVARLLHKGPDAFLKKIGEEATEVVMAAKDADHGGDRTKIVNEVADLWFHTMVALAHYGFSPSEVIAELERREGTSGIEEKALRKAQAREASND
- a CDS encoding dicarboxylate/amino acid:cation symporter → MRKKLPAAAWILIAMVLGILVGYMIFASFPDKKAAAQIAGYVSIVSDVFLRLIKMLIGPLVFSTLVVGIAHMGDAKSVGRVFGKSLGWFFTASLISLVIGLVMANLLKPGENLGLPLPDIGSSANLATAKFTLKDFVSHMVPKSFAEAMANNEILQIVVFSMFFGVALASLGDKAKTLVAAIDELSHAMLKITGYVMKLAPLAVMAAMAATVATNGLGILLKFAVFMGDFYLGLFVLWGVLIFAGFAFLGPRVFKLLVLIKEAFLLSFATASSEAAYPKILQALDRFGVKRKISSFVMPMGYSFNLDGSMMYCTFAVLFIAQAYDIHMPLSTQITMLLILMLTSKGMAGVPRASLVVIAATLNHFDIPEAGLLLILGVDTFLDMGRSATNAVGNSIATAVVAKWEGELLSESDAAVNAKALDDEAAATLAHPAHA
- the tatC gene encoding twin-arginine translocase subunit TatC; the encoded protein is MADSDNKNKDAEDELAGTEQPFVQHLVELRDRLLYCVYGLVVAGVLLAIWPGPGGLIDLIAVPIQAHMPPGAKLIAVGVFSPFFVPLKVLGMTAVLLALPWLMYQIWMFVAPGLYSHEKRFALPLILFGSLLAYVGIGFVQFFVLDKMFGFIQKFTPPSVNATPDISSYVEAILSLYIAFGVAFQVPIVVMLLVKFEMVTIEKLKSFRGYFIVVAFVVAAVLTPPDVVSQLALAVPMCLLYEVGIIGARYFASGKKTEEEEESADSSA
- the hisI gene encoding phosphoribosyl-AMP cyclohydrolase; this encodes MPAMNWLDEVKWDANGLVPVIAQEQGSNDVLMFAWMNREALEKTAELGRAVYFSRSRAKLWFKGEESGHVQTVHEIRLDCDNDVVLLKVTQLGHEPGIACHTGRHSCFFSKYENGRWNAVEPVLKDPESIYK